In the Breoghania sp. genome, ACGGAAAACAAGGAATGGCCGGATGACAAGGGCGCCAAGACCATTCCGGTCGCCCGTGTTGTCGACCTGCTCGAAAAGCCGGGTCAGGAGTTCGAGCACAATGGTGGGACATACATCTATCCGGATGTGAAGATGACCTACTGGACGGGCGGCAACCCCTTCCACCACCACCAGGATCGCAACCGCATGCGCGAAGCCTGGAAGAAGTTCGAGACGGTCATTGTTCAGGACTACCAGTGGACCGCGACCGCGCGCTTCGCCGATATCGTTCTGCCCGCCACCACGACGGCCGAGCGCAATGACATCGACCGCGTGGGGGCCGTGGCGAACCGCGCCATCATCAAGATGGCCAGGATCGTCGATCCGGTCTTCGATGCGCGCAACGATTATGACATCTTCACAGCTCTGGCCGAACGCCTCGGCGTCAAGGACGCCTTCACCGACGGCAAGACCGAAAAGGACATGATTCAGGAGGTCTACGAGAAGGCCCGCGAGCAGGCTGCCGGCAAGAAGGTCGACATGCCGACCTTCGACGAGTGGTGGGAGACGGGCATCGCGGAGTTCGATGTTCCGGAAGCCAACCTGCGCCGCGTTCGTTACGAGGACTTCCGCGAAGATCCGCTGATGAACATGATGCCGACACCGACGGGCAAGATCGAGATCTTCTCCAAGGATATCGAGAAGATGAACTACGACGATTGCCCCCCGCATGCGTCGTGGATCGAGCCCGCGGAATGGCTGGGCATGGAAGACAAGACCTATCCGGTCCATCTGGCGTCCAACCATCCGGACTGGCGCATGCATTCGCAGCTTTGCAGCACGACTGTGCGCGAGAAGTACCAGATCAACGGTCGCGAACCATGCCTGATCAACCCGGAAGATGCGGCCGAGCGCGGCATCGAGAATGGTGATCTGGTGCGGGTGTTCAATGGTCGCGGCCAGATCCTTGTGGGCGCCAAGATCTCCGACGACATCCGTCGCAACGTGATCGAGGTGCAGGAAGGCGCCTGGTACGACCCGCTCGACGTCTACGATCCCAAGACGATCTGCAAGTATGGCGACCCGAACGTGCTCTCGATCGACATCGGCACCTCGCGACTGGCGCAGGCAACTTCGGCCTGTACCTGCATGGTGCAGTTCGAGAAGTACACCGGGGACGTTCCGGAAGTGACCGTCTTCAGCCAGCCTGCCGCCGAGTAGCGCCAGGTCATGACATGTCGGGTCGGCCAGCAGTTTGCCGACCCGGCACCCCACGAAAGCTCACTTCGATTGGACACTGTTCCGGCAGAACGTCCAATCGTTGCAAGGCCGGAAGCCCACCCGCTTCCGGCCTTGTGCTTTTGTGAAAGGTCTCTTGAGAGTTTCAGGCGTCGCGGGCGACCTGCAACGAGGCCCATGACTGGCTGACCGGCATGACTTCCAGCGCATTGATATTCATGTGAGACGGTTGGGTCGCGACCCAGTGAACCGTGTTCGCGATATCCTCCGGCTGGATCGCATGCGCCCCGCCATAGAGCTTGTCATAGGCTTCCTGATTGCCGCCGGTGCGCACAAGAGTGAACTCGCTTTCACAAAGCCCCGGCTCGATGGAGGTGACCCGCACACCCTTGCCGTGGAGATCGGAGCGCAGACCCAGCGAGAACTGGCGAACGAAAGCCTTCGTGCCGCCATAGACGTTGCCGCCCGGATAGGGCCAGGTGGAGGCGATCGAAGACAGGTTGATGATCGCGCCCTTGCGCTCGATCAGCTTGGGCAGCAAGTGGTGCGTGATGGTGACGAGGCCGGTGATGTTGGTCTCGATCATCTGCTTCCAGTCGGAAAGCTTGGTGTCGGGAACCGGCTTGGTGCCAAGCGCGAGACCCGCATTGTTCACCAGAATGTCGATCTCGCGGAAGTCCTCCGGCAGCGCCTCAAGGGCAGCGACCGTTGCGGCCTCATCGGCGATATCGAAGGCCGCGCCGTGGAAGGCGTCGCCCAGTTCGGCCGCCATTTCGTCAAGACGTCCCTTGCGCCGCCCGGTCCCAATCACCTTCCAGCCGTCGGCTGCGAAACGCCGCGCCGTGGCCGCGCCGAAGCCGGATGTGGTTCCGGTGACAAGCACAGTCTTGCTCATGGAGCTGTTTCCTTTATTTCGTGAATGTCTGATTGCCGTGAATGTTTAAGGCCCTGGCGGCGGGTGGCAAGGCGGACATACCCCCTTTTCGTCTCTGGCACTCAAGAATATGCGCCGTGGCTCTAAGCGGCGGCGATCCTGCGGGCGTAGAGGGAAAAGGGAAAACTTGGAACGCGAGGACCCGCCCATGCTGCAAACCGCCCTCAACATGGACCACCACTGGCTCCCTTTCACCAACAACAAACTCTTCCATGCCGAACCGCAGATTTTCGCCAAGGCGGAAGGTGTTCGCTACTGGACACCGGAGGGGGCTGAAATCCTCGACGGCGCGTCCGGGCTCTTTTGCTGCCCCGCCGGTCACGGTCGGCGCGAAATTGCCGATGCCGTCCATGCGCAAGTGATGGAACTCGACTATTCGCCCCATTTCCAGCGCGCAGCCCCGGTCTCCTTCAAGCTTGCCGAACGTCTTTCGAACCTGCTTCCGGATGGCATTGACCGCCTGTTCTTTGCCTCCTCCGGTTCGGAAGCCGTGGACAGCGCCATGAAGATTGCCATCGCCTATCACCGGGCCAGGGGCGACACGGGGCGCACACGCTTCGTCTCGCGCTCCTGGGGCTATCACGGGGTGAACCTCGGCGGCACATCGCTTGCGGGTATGGTGGGCAACCGGCGCGAGTTTTCAGGCCTCACTTGCGATGTCGTTCACATGCGCCACACGTGGAGCGAAGACCAGCGCTTCACGCGCGGCCAACCGGAAAGCGGCGTGGCGTTGGCGGAAGATCTTGCGGAGCTTTGCAGGATCTATGGCGGGGAGACCATCGCTGCCGTCTTTGTGGAGCCCATTGCGGGATCTGTCGGCACCATCGTCCCGCCGGCGGGGTATCTCAAGCGGCTGCGCGAGATCGCGGACGAATACGGCATCCTGCTCATTTTTGATGAGGTGATCACCGGTTTCGGGCGCACCGGCTCCGCCTTTGCCTCGCAGGAATTCGATGTTGTGCCCGACATCATCACCATGGCCAAGGCGTTGACCAACGGCACCGTTCCCATGAGCGCCGTGGCAGTGAAGACGGAGATCCAGACCGCAGTTCTGGACGCGATCACCGCCGACCGCCCCGAACTGATGCACGGCTACACATACTCCGCCCACCCGGTCGCCTGCGCCGCCGCTCTTGCCGCGCTTGATATCTATGAAAACGACGACCTTTTCGCCAGGGCCAAGGCGTTGTCGTCAGCCTTCCTCGACGGGGTTTTCGGCTTGCGCAACCTGCCTCAGGTGGCGGATCTTCGCGGTTATGGGATGCTTGCGGGGATCCAGTTGAAGCCCGGCGATGCGCCCGGCGTGAAAGGCTCCATCGTCCAGCGTCTGCTCTTCAACGAAGGCCTGCACCTGAAGGCCACTGGCGACGCGCTGCTTTTCGCGCCTGCCTTCGTTTCAAGCGAGGATGATATCGCCCGCATGGCGGCAGTACTTCAGAAGGTACTGGGTCGCGCGGACCTCTAGGTCTTCGCCCTGCCTCGGCACTCGCGGATCACCTCGCCAAGAATGGCCAGCCCCTGTGCGATCCGGTCTTCGGAGATGGCGGCAAAGCCGAGCCGCAACCGGTTACGCGGGGGCGTGGCGCTCAGATAGTGCACATCGCCCGGCTCCACCAGCACACCGCGCACGGCAGCGCGATGTGCAACGTCCCGAGCCTCCGCATCGCGCGGCAGGCTCAGCCACAGCGCGGAGCCGCCAGTCGTCATGGTGACGTCGCAGCCTGGCAATTGCCGTCCGATCTCGCGCAGCATCGTCTTCCATTTGGCGGCGAGGCTCTCTCGCTGGCGGCGGATATGAGCGTCGTAATGGCCTTCGGCCAGGAACACCGCCATCGCCCTTTGATCGAGCGCAGAGG is a window encoding:
- a CDS encoding aminotransferase class III-fold pyridoxal phosphate-dependent enzyme; translated protein: MLQTALNMDHHWLPFTNNKLFHAEPQIFAKAEGVRYWTPEGAEILDGASGLFCCPAGHGRREIADAVHAQVMELDYSPHFQRAAPVSFKLAERLSNLLPDGIDRLFFASSGSEAVDSAMKIAIAYHRARGDTGRTRFVSRSWGYHGVNLGGTSLAGMVGNRREFSGLTCDVVHMRHTWSEDQRFTRGQPESGVALAEDLAELCRIYGGETIAAVFVEPIAGSVGTIVPPAGYLKRLREIADEYGILLIFDEVITGFGRTGSAFASQEFDVVPDIITMAKALTNGTVPMSAVAVKTEIQTAVLDAITADRPELMHGYTYSAHPVACAAALAALDIYENDDLFARAKALSSAFLDGVFGLRNLPQVADLRGYGMLAGIQLKPGDAPGVKGSIVQRLLFNEGLHLKATGDALLFAPAFVSSEDDIARMAAVLQKVLGRADL
- a CDS encoding SDR family oxidoreductase; its protein translation is MSKTVLVTGTTSGFGAATARRFAADGWKVIGTGRRKGRLDEMAAELGDAFHGAAFDIADEAATVAALEALPEDFREIDILVNNAGLALGTKPVPDTKLSDWKQMIETNITGLVTITHHLLPKLIERKGAIINLSSIASTWPYPGGNVYGGTKAFVRQFSLGLRSDLHGKGVRVTSIEPGLCESEFTLVRTGGNQEAYDKLYGGAHAIQPEDIANTVHWVATQPSHMNINALEVMPVSQSWASLQVARDA